Proteins found in one Oncorhynchus mykiss isolate Arlee chromosome 17, USDA_OmykA_1.1, whole genome shotgun sequence genomic segment:
- the nucks1a gene encoding nuclear ubiquitous casein and cyclin-dependent kinase substrate 1a isoform X1, whose protein sequence is MSRPVRNKKVVNYSQFQESDDADEEYGKNSDKPKKPRAAPREVKRKRSKNSQEDSEDSDEKLSKSKNDSADDFGSDEDNDFGEEDDEDGGSDYEAKRGKKGKTAKVAKPTKRTPKRKRPTDDSDEEVSRKVRTVRQAATKAVSKQREILLGDGGSEDEEREDKEEAFADPDESGSDEDFMVEDDDDSDYGRSKSKRSSKKVIKRSRPERKEKKSPKPRLKATVTPSPMKGKGKGRPSAAKALEKSSPKEEEEEEPESPLEEEEEEVVVKKDSSPTPKKTKEAPGKEKKEKEDEEEEEEEEEEDGSEEDVPSGED, encoded by the exons ATGTCAAGACCAGTGAG GAACAAGAAGGTGGTGAATTACTCACAATTCCAGGAATCTGATGACGCAG ATGAGGAGTATGGGAAGAACTCAGACAAGCCTAAGAAGCCTCGTGCGGCTCCTCGCGAGGTGAAGCGCAAGCGGTCAAAGAACTCGCAGGAGGACAG TGAGGATTCTGATGAAAAACTCTCCAAATCCAAAAATGATTCAGCAG ATGACTTTGGCAGTGATGAAGACAACGACTTTGGAGAGGAAGATGACGAGGATGGAGGGAGCGACTACGAAGCTAAACGAGGCAAAAAGGGAAAGACAGCCAAGGTGGCAAAGCCCACTAAGAGGACACCCAAGAGAAAACGACCCACAG ATGACAGTGATGAGGAGGTGAGTCGTAAGGTGCGTACAGTGCGCCAGGCCGCCACCAAGGCTGTgtctaaacagagagagatcttGCTGGGAGACGGAGGCAGTGAGGACGAGGAACGTGAAGACAAGGAGGAGGCCTTCGCAGACC CTGATGAGTCGGGCAGTGATGAAGACTTCATggttgaggatgatgatgatagtgactATGGCCGCTCCAAGAGCAAGAGGAGCAGCAAGAAGGTGATCAAACGGAGCCGGCCAGAAAGGAAGGAAAAGAAATCCCCCAAACCACGACTAAAGGCCACTG TGACCCCCAGCCCAATGAAAGGAAAGGGTAAAGGTCGCCCCAGTGCTGCCAAGGCCCTGGAGAAGAGCTCGCccaaagaagaggaagaggaggagccagAGAGCCccctggaggaagaggaggaggaggtggtggtgaagAAGGACTCCTCCCCCACTCCCAAGAAAACAAAGGAGGCACCCGGGAAGGAGAAGAAGGaaaaggaagatgaggaggaggaggaggaggaggaagaggaggacggaTCGGAAGAGGACGTGCCCTCTGGGGAAGACTAG
- the nucks1a gene encoding nuclear ubiquitous casein and cyclin-dependent kinase substrate 1a isoform X2, producing MSRPVRNKKVVNYSQFQESDDADEEYGKNSDKPKKPRAAPREVKRKRSKNSQEDSEDSDEKLSKSKNDSADDFGSDEDNDFGEEDDEDGGSDYEAKRGKKGKTAKVAKPTKRTPKRKRPTDDSDEEVSRKVRTVRQAATKAVSKQREILLGDGGSEDEEREDKEEAFADLTPSPMKGKGKGRPSAAKALEKSSPKEEEEEEPESPLEEEEEEVVVKKDSSPTPKKTKEAPGKEKKEKEDEEEEEEEEEEDGSEEDVPSGED from the exons ATGTCAAGACCAGTGAG GAACAAGAAGGTGGTGAATTACTCACAATTCCAGGAATCTGATGACGCAG ATGAGGAGTATGGGAAGAACTCAGACAAGCCTAAGAAGCCTCGTGCGGCTCCTCGCGAGGTGAAGCGCAAGCGGTCAAAGAACTCGCAGGAGGACAG TGAGGATTCTGATGAAAAACTCTCCAAATCCAAAAATGATTCAGCAG ATGACTTTGGCAGTGATGAAGACAACGACTTTGGAGAGGAAGATGACGAGGATGGAGGGAGCGACTACGAAGCTAAACGAGGCAAAAAGGGAAAGACAGCCAAGGTGGCAAAGCCCACTAAGAGGACACCCAAGAGAAAACGACCCACAG ATGACAGTGATGAGGAGGTGAGTCGTAAGGTGCGTACAGTGCGCCAGGCCGCCACCAAGGCTGTgtctaaacagagagagatcttGCTGGGAGACGGAGGCAGTGAGGACGAGGAACGTGAAGACAAGGAGGAGGCCTTCGCAGACC TGACCCCCAGCCCAATGAAAGGAAAGGGTAAAGGTCGCCCCAGTGCTGCCAAGGCCCTGGAGAAGAGCTCGCccaaagaagaggaagaggaggagccagAGAGCCccctggaggaagaggaggaggaggtggtggtgaagAAGGACTCCTCCCCCACTCCCAAGAAAACAAAGGAGGCACCCGGGAAGGAGAAGAAGGaaaaggaagatgaggaggaggaggaggaggaggaagaggaggacggaTCGGAAGAGGACGTGCCCTCTGGGGAAGACTAG